CTGAAGTATTTAGAAATGGTGAATATTTATTAGCAGCTGAAGCAGAAAAAGCTCTTCAAACAAAACCTATTGAAAGAGGAACTTACGAAAAAGATATTATTAAATTAGATGAAAAATTAAATATTATGTATTCTGTATTTAATGGTTCATTATTAAATATCTTCCCAAAAGTTAAAGATGCAACAGCTCAAGATGATAATTCAAAATGGTATTCTCCTTTAGAAGCAATGCAAACTTTTACAGGACAAAATCAAGCTGCTGTTGAAACTATAACAAGAGGTTTAGTAAACTCTATTGTTGAAAATAAATGGGAAGATGCAGATAACTTTATTAATATGATTTCAATATATCAAGAAAAAGTTGGAGCAGATGTAATGCTTTCAAAATCAAAAATTGATGCAGAAATTTTATTTAATAAAATTGATATCTTCTTCAAATTAACTTTAGCTTACGTACTTCTTGGTTTTGTAATGCTTGTTGTGGCATTTATTGTTATTTTCAAACCAGAATTTCAACCTAAAAAAATCACAACTTCATTTTTTGTGATTTTAGCAATTTTATTTGCTTTACAAACTTTTGGTATGGGTTACAGATGGGTTTTATCAGGACACGCACCTTGGTCAAATATTTATGAAACTTTAGTTTATATTTCTTGGTCAGCTGTTTTTGCTGGAGTTATTTTCTTTAGAAAATCTCTTTTAGCTTTAAGTGCTGCTGTTATTATTGCTGGAATTTTCATGTTTACAGCTCACTTAACAGATGTTGACCCACAAATTACAAACTTAGTTCCAGTTTTAAAATCATACTGGTTAACAATTCACGTTTCAATTTTAACAGCATCTTATGGATTCTTTGGACTTGGAGCAATTTTAGGATTCTTAACATTAATTATGTTTATTTTTAGAAAAAATAGACCACACCTTGATGATATAATCAAACACGTTACAGCAATTAATGAAATTGCTTTAATTATTGGACTTGCAGCTATTACTGTTGGAAATTTCCTTGGTGGAGTTTGGGCAAATGAATCTTGGGGAAGATATTGGGGCTGGGATCCAAAAGAGACTTGGGCTTATGTATCAATCGTTGTTTATGCATTTGTAATTCATTTAAGATTTGTAAAATCTCTAAATACTCCATTTGTATTTGCAACAGCCTCTTTATTGGCATTCAGTTCAATTTTAATGACATATTTAGGAGTAAACTTCTATTTATCGGGAATGCATTCTTATGCAACAGGTGATCCTGTTCCAATTCCTACTTGGGCATATGTAACTGTAACTATAGTTATAATTACAATTTTACTTGCTTTTAAAAACAGAGATTTAAAAGAGAGTATCTAAACAAACAATTAAGGAGTTAAGTTATTTAACTCCTTAATAAATTATTTTTTTCTTATAAAACCCTGTTTTTAACTTTTTAACATCATTTTTTTCATATAATCCCTACTTTAAATTAAATCTTAGGTAAACAATGCATAGTGATAAATTAAAGAATATTATAACTTATACAAAAAACTTTAATGTTTTGTATATAGAAGATAATCTTGATGTACAATTTCAAACAAACAAAATGTTATCTTCATTTTTTAAAAAAATTGAATTAGCAGATAATGGAAAAATTGCCCTTGATTTATTCAATAAAGAGTGCTTTGATCTAATAATTACAGATATAAAAATGCCTTTGGTTGATGGTATATCTTTTATTGAAACAGTAAGAATAAAAAATAAAAAAATTCCTATAATTGTACTTTCTGCCCACGATGACAAAGAATATTTTATGAAGACTATTAATGAAGGAATTGATGGTTATATTTTAAAACCTTATACTTTGGAACAAATTGCAGAAACTTTAGATAAATTGATTGACAAATATGACTTAAAAAAGAAATATGATAATAGAGTCAAATTAAAATATGGTTTTGTTTGGGATAAAACTACTAATCAATTATTAAAAAACAATGAAATAATAAAACTATCAAAATATGAAAGAAACCTTTTTGAACTATTTCTTCTTACAAATTGTGTATCAAAGACTTATGATGAGATTGAATACAATTTATTTAATAATTATGAAGATAATACAAAAAGATTGAGAAATTTAATAACAAGACTAAAATTAAAATTAAATTGTGATTTATTTGAAGCAGTTTACTCTTTTGGATATACTCTAAAATATGAAGAAGAAG
The genomic region above belongs to Arcobacter ellisii and contains:
- a CDS encoding response regulator transcription factor, which codes for MHSDKLKNIITYTKNFNVLYIEDNLDVQFQTNKMLSSFFKKIELADNGKIALDLFNKECFDLIITDIKMPLVDGISFIETVRIKNKKIPIIVLSAHDDKEYFMKTINEGIDGYILKPYTLEQIAETLDKLIDKYDLKKKYDNRVKLKYGFVWDKTTNQLLKNNEIIKLSKYERNLFELFLLTNCVSKTYDEIEYNLFNNYEDNTKRLRNLITRLKLKLNCDLFEAVYSFGYTLKYEEEE